A stretch of the Hydra vulgaris chromosome 09, alternate assembly HydraT2T_AEP genome encodes the following:
- the LOC100215549 gene encoding uncharacterized protein LOC100215549 isoform X2 — protein MTLRYITIIYDSRIRYEAIRAISTESHSIVFDLQIYIYQMGDEQERRRLWFELYGDMVPEKIVDTMVGEDGKRYYKVQWASTTIESSKNFLEAEHLIEKYWDPVEKRLKIPSKECDSTDLNDITGDDIDGGDSDKNSCGDASGTQVSFNNSSYEINSSNIVKSKSDQSKEIADSLKNIKSHEVMLRILNDYDIPATNSCNDEPDPDSQVHPGASVDTIVISTLPVKTINDACFFPNENHEKYDTTDYDLYLSSSDKVVENNDFNLKSNESNLEKVLNKNLKRHINLEDDISKKKKEI, from the exons aatcTCATAGTATTGTATTTgatttgcaaatatatatttatcaaatggGAGATGAACAGGAAAGAAGAAGATTGTGGTTTGAGTTGTATGGTGATATGGTAccagaaaaaattgttgacacAATGGTTGGCGAG GATGGCAAGCGTTATTATAAAGTCCAATGGGCATCTACTACGATTGAGTCTtctaaaaattttcttgaagcAGAGCATCTCATAGAAAAATATTGGGATCCTGTTGAAAAAAGACTTAAGATACCTTCAAAa GAGTGCGATTCAACTGATTTAAATGATATCACTGGCGATGATATTGATGGTGGTGATAGTGATAAAAACTCATGCGGAGACGCTAGTGGTACACAAGTTTCATTTAACAATTCAAGCTATGAAATTAATTCATCTAACATAGTTAAGTCTAAATCGGATCAATCCAAAGAGATAGctgattctttaaaaaacataaaatcacaTGAAGTCATGCTaagaattttaaatgattatgataTTCCTGCTACTAACAGTTGCAATGATGAACCTGATCCTGACTCTCAAGTTCACCCTGGTGCGTCAGTAGATACTATAGTTATTTCAACATTACCTGTCAAAACAATAAATGATGCGTGTTTTTTTCCCAATGAAAACCATGAAAAGTATGACACTACTGATTATGATTTATACTTATCTTCCTCAGATAAGGTTGTAGAAAATAacgattttaatttaaaatcaaatgaatCTAATTTAGAAAAAGTATTGAACAAAAATCTCAAGAGACATATAAACCTTGAGGatgatatttcaaaaaaaaaaaaagagatttaa
- the LOC100215549 gene encoding uncharacterized protein LOC100215549 isoform X3, with product MGDEQERRRLWFELYGDMVPEKIVDTMVGEDGKRYYKVQWASTTIESSKNFLEAEHLIEKYWDPVEKRLKIPSKECDSTDLNDITGDDIDGGDSDKNSCGDASGTQVSFNNSSYEINSSNIVKSKSDQSKEIADSLKNIKSHEVMLRILNDYDIPATNSCNDEPDPDSQVHPGASVDTIVISTLPVKTINDACFFPNENHEKYDTTDYDLYLSSSDKVVENNDFNLKSNESNLEKVLNKNLKRHINLEDDISKKKKEI from the exons atggGAGATGAACAGGAAAGAAGAAGATTGTGGTTTGAGTTGTATGGTGATATGGTAccagaaaaaattgttgacacAATGGTTGGCGAG GATGGCAAGCGTTATTATAAAGTCCAATGGGCATCTACTACGATTGAGTCTtctaaaaattttcttgaagcAGAGCATCTCATAGAAAAATATTGGGATCCTGTTGAAAAAAGACTTAAGATACCTTCAAAa GAGTGCGATTCAACTGATTTAAATGATATCACTGGCGATGATATTGATGGTGGTGATAGTGATAAAAACTCATGCGGAGACGCTAGTGGTACACAAGTTTCATTTAACAATTCAAGCTATGAAATTAATTCATCTAACATAGTTAAGTCTAAATCGGATCAATCCAAAGAGATAGctgattctttaaaaaacataaaatcacaTGAAGTCATGCTaagaattttaaatgattatgataTTCCTGCTACTAACAGTTGCAATGATGAACCTGATCCTGACTCTCAAGTTCACCCTGGTGCGTCAGTAGATACTATAGTTATTTCAACATTACCTGTCAAAACAATAAATGATGCGTGTTTTTTTCCCAATGAAAACCATGAAAAGTATGACACTACTGATTATGATTTATACTTATCTTCCTCAGATAAGGTTGTAGAAAATAacgattttaatttaaaatcaaatgaatCTAATTTAGAAAAAGTATTGAACAAAAATCTCAAGAGACATATAAACCTTGAGGatgatatttcaaaaaaaaaaaaagagatttaa